The proteins below are encoded in one region of Hordeum vulgare subsp. vulgare chromosome 3H, MorexV3_pseudomolecules_assembly, whole genome shotgun sequence:
- the LOC123440890 gene encoding sugar transport protein MST3-like → MAGGAFVDTAGGKQYPGKLTLYVVFTCVVASTGGLIFGYDIGISGGVTSMDPFLLKFFPEVYRQKQAASKSNQYCQYDNQLLQAFTSSLYLAALVASFFASTVTRVLGRKWSMLAGGFTFLVGAALNGAAQNVAMLIVGRMLLGVGIGFANQSVPVYLSEMAPAHLRGMLNIGFQLMITIGILAAELINYGTNKIKGGHGWRVSLALAAVPAVIITVGALFLPDTPNSLMERGHPEASRRMLRRIRGTDDIGEEYADLVAAREISKQVQHPWRNILMRKYRAQLTMAVLIPFFQQVSGINVINFYAPVLFETLGFRGDASLLSSVMTGGVLVLGSVVSMFTVDRLGRRKLFLQGGAQMLVSQIAVGTLIAVRFGTSGVGEMPRGYAAAVVLFICVYVAGFVWSWGALGWLVPSEIFPLEIRSAGQSITVSVNMFFTFVIAQAFLTMLCHMKFGLFYFFAGWVVVMTTFVAFFLPETKNVPMEEMVLVWKGHWFWSRFIGDADDIHAGVSVIAST, encoded by the exons ATGGCTGGCGGTGCCTTCGTGGACACGGCCGGCGGAAAGCAATACCCTGGCAAGCTCACCCTGTACGTCGTCTTCACCTGCGTCGTCGCCTCCACCGGCGGCCTCATCTTTGGGTACGACATCGGCATCTCAGGCGGCGTGACGTCCATGGACCCCTTCCTCTTGAAGTTCTTCCCGGAGGTGTACCGGCAGAAGCAGGCGGCGAGCAAGAGCAACCAGTATTGCCAGTATGACAACCAGCTGCTCCAGGCCTTCACATCCTCACTCTACCTcgccgccctcgtcgcctccttcttcgcctccacggTCACCCGCGTCCTCGGCCGCAAGTGGTCCATGTTAGCCGGCGGCTTCACCTTCCTGGTGGGAGCCGCCCTGAACGGCGCCGCCCAGAACGTCGCCATGCTCATCGTTGGACGCATGCTGCttggcgtcggcatcgggttcgCCAATCAG TCTGTGCCGGTGTACCTATCGGAGATGGCACCTGCGCATCTCCGCGGCATGCTCAACATTGGTTTCCAGCTCATGATCACCATCGGCATCCTGGCAGCAGAGCTCATCAACTACGGCACTAACAAAATCAAAGGCGGCCACGGTTGGCGAGTCAGCCTGGCTCTCGCGGCTGTGCCTGCGGTGATCATCACGGTGGGCGCACTCTTCCTCCCAGACACCCCCAACTCACTGATGGAGCGAGGCCACCCGGAGGCGTCGCGTCGAATGCTTCGTCGTATCCGAGGCACCGACGACATCGGCGAGGAGTACGCGGACCTAGTGGCTGCGAGGGAAATATCAAAGCAAGTACAACATCCGTGGCGCAACATCCTGATGCGCAAGTACCGCGCGCAGCTCACCATGGCTGTGCTCATCCCCTTCTTCCAGCAGGTCTCCGGCATCAATGTCATCAACTTCTATGCGCCTGTGCTGTTCGAGACCCTGGGTTTCAGGGGAGACGCGTCGCTCCTCTCGTCGGTGATGACCGGCGGCGTCCTCGTGCTCGGGTCGGTGGTTTCGATGTTCACCGTCGACAGGCTGGGGCGGCGGAAGCTGTTCCTGCAGGGTGGTGCGCAGATGCTGGTGTCCCAGATCGCCGTGGGAACTCTTATTGCGGTGAGGTTTGGGACGAGTGGGGTGGGAGAGATGCCCAGGGGTTATGCGGCTGCGGTGGTGCTCTTCATCTGCGTGTACGTGGCTGGCTTCGTGTGGTCGTGGGGGGCGCTGGGATGGCTGGTGCCGAGCGAGATCTTCCCGCTGGAGATCCGGTCGGCGGGGCAGAGCATCACCGTGTCGGTGAACATGTTCTTCACCTTCGTCATTGCGCAGGCCTTCCTCACCATGCTCTGTCACATGAAGTTTGGGCTCTTCTACTTCTTCGCTGGGTGGGTGGTGGTTATGACCACCTTCGTCGCGTTCTTCCTTCCGGAGACCAAGAATGTGCCCATGGAGGAGATGGTGCTAGTCTGGAAGGGACATTGGTTTTGGAGCAGGTTCATCGGAGACGCCGACGACATCCATGCCGGTGTAAGTGTGATAGCATCGACCTAG
- the LOC123440891 gene encoding sugar transport protein MST3-like translates to MAGGVMMNTAGGKPYPGKLTLYVVFTCVVASTGGLIFGYDIGISGGVTSMDPFLLKFFPEVYWKKQEASTSNQYCRYDNQLLQAFTSSLYLAALVASFFASTVTRVLGRRWSMFAGGFAFLVGAALNGAAQNIAMLIVGRTLLGVGIGFANQSVPLYMSEMAPARLRGMLGTGFNLMITTGILTAELINYGTNKIKGGHGWRFSLGLAAVPATVITLGSLFLPDTPNSLMERGHPEASRRMLRRIRGTDDIGDEYADLVAAREVSKLVQHPWRNIVLRKYRAQLTMAVLIPFFQQLSGINVINFYAPVLFETLGFKGDTSLVSSVMTGGVLVLGSLVTMLIVDRLGRRKLFLQGGAQMLVSQVVVGTLIAARFGMSGVGEMPKGYAAAVVLFICLYVAGFVWSWGALGWLVPSEIFPLEIRSAAQSINVSVNMLFTFVIAQAFLTMLCHMKFGLFYFFAGWGVVMTAFVALFLPETKNVPIEEMVLVWKGHWFWSRFVRDDDIHVQKP, encoded by the exons ATGGCCGGTGGCGTCATGATGAACACGGCCGGTGGAAAGCCATATCCAGGCAAGCTCACCCTGTACGTCGTGTTCACCTGCGTCGTCGCCTCCACCGGCGGCCTAATCTTCGGATATGACATCGGCATCTCAGGAGGTGTCACGTCCATGGACCCGTTCCTCTTGAAGTTCTTCCCAGAGGTGTACTGGAAGAAGCAGGAGGCGAGCACGAGCAACCAGTACTGCCGGTACGACAACCAGCTCCTACAGGCCTTCACTTCCTCGCTCTACCTcgccgccctcgtcgcctccttcttcgcctccaccgtCACCCGCGTCCTAGGCCGCAGGTGGTCCATGTTTGCCGGCGGCTTCGCCTTTCTCGTGGGAGCGGCCCTGAACGGCGCAGCACAGAACATTGCCATGCTCATCGTTGGACGCACATTGCtcggcgtcggcatcgggttcgCCAATCAG TCTGTGCCGTTGTACATGTCGGAGATGGCACCAGCACGTCTACGGGGCATGCTCGGCACCGGTTTCAACCTCATGATCACCACCGGCATCCTGACAGCAGAGCTCATCAACTACGGTACCAACAAGATCAAAGGAGGCCATGGTTGGCGCTTCAGCCTGGGGCTCGCGGCTGTGCCAGCGACGGTCATCACGCTCGGCTCACTCTTCCTCCCAGACACCCCCAACTCACTGATGGAGCGAGGCCACCCAGAGGCATCCCGTCGAATGCTACGCCGTATTCGTGGCACCGACGacattggcgatgagtacgctgaCCTGGTGGCCGCAAGGGAGGTGTCAAAGCTAGTGCAACATCCTTGGCGCAACATTGTGTTGCGCAAGTACCGTGCGCAGCTCACCATGGCCGTGCTCATCCCCTTCTTCCAACAGCTCTCTGGCATTAACGTCATCAACTTCTACGCACCCGTGCTTTTTGAGACGCTCGGTTTTAAAGGGGACACGTCACTCGTGTCGTCAGTGATGACGGGCGGCGTCCTCGTGCTTGGCTCGCTGGTGACGATGCTCATCGTCGACAGGCTGGGGCGGCGGAAGTTGTTCCTGCAGGGTGGCGCGCAGATGCTAGTGTCTCAGGTCGTGGTGGGGACGCTAATCGCGGCAAGGTTTGGGATGAGCGGCGTTGGAGAGATGCCCAAAGGCtacgcggcggcggtggtgctctTCATCTGCTTGTATGTGGCCGGCTTCGTGTGGTCGTGGGGGGCGCTAGGGTGGCTGGTCCCAAGCGAGATCTTCCCACTTGAGATCCGGTCGGCGGCGCAGAGCATCAATGTGTCGGTGAACATGCTCTTCACCTTCGTCATCGCGCAAGCCTTCCTCACGATGCTCTGCCACATGAAATTTGGGCTCTTCTACTTCTTCGCAGGATGGGGGGTGGTCATGACCGCTTTTGTCGCACTCTTCCTGCCGGAGACAAAGAACGTCCCCATCGAGGAGATGGTGCTCGTCTGGAAGGGGCACTGGTTCTGGAGCAGGTTTGTTCGAGACGACGATATCCATGTTCAAAAGCCTTGA